The following proteins come from a genomic window of Thermoproteus sp.:
- a CDS encoding translation initiation factor IF-2 subunit gamma, which yields MGFVYPDGIISTAGHVDAGKTSVVYALSGVWVARHSEEVKKAMTIKLGYTQIGVYDCPGSEYPLSDGLLNNGKCPDGSEPKLLRKISIVDVPGHEVLIATMVSGAAAVDAALMVIDATMPVPQPQTAEHFAVLDIIGVRNMVVAQNKIDLVPKEKAVENYGQIKKFLSGTWAQNSPIVPVSALHKVNIDVLASYIAKVTPKREPDLSKPARMAVLRSFNVNPPGTPADKLRGGVLGGTMLQGAIRLGDEIEIRPGLKVEKGKSPYQPLLTKVVGIEYGGEKAEEARPGGLVGLMTTLDPALTKADALAGSIVGKPGALPPVWTSLELEVKELPRFGEKAEPMKPNEVVLVSIGPATVFGVVQSVKKDVVSIALRKAVAADQGAKAVITRQIKNRWIVSNYGVLKGGNVVLE from the coding sequence ATGGGCTTTGTGTATCCTGACGGCATAATCTCGACTGCAGGTCATGTGGATGCCGGGAAGACCAGTGTCGTCTACGCCCTATCAGGCGTCTGGGTGGCCCGCCACAGCGAAGAGGTGAAGAAAGCAATGACGATAAAACTGGGCTATACGCAGATAGGCGTCTACGACTGTCCCGGCTCCGAGTACCCGCTCTCCGACGGCCTCCTAAACAACGGCAAATGTCCCGACGGGTCTGAGCCCAAGCTCCTACGCAAGATATCCATAGTCGACGTGCCGGGCCACGAGGTGTTGATAGCCACTATGGTGTCCGGCGCCGCCGCGGTGGACGCCGCCCTAATGGTGATAGACGCCACAATGCCCGTGCCCCAGCCGCAGACGGCAGAACATTTCGCGGTGCTCGACATTATAGGAGTCAGAAATATGGTAGTCGCCCAGAACAAAATAGACTTGGTGCCTAAAGAAAAGGCCGTGGAGAACTACGGCCAGATCAAGAAATTCCTGTCGGGCACCTGGGCCCAAAACTCGCCCATAGTGCCGGTCTCCGCACTCCACAAGGTGAACATAGACGTCTTGGCGTCGTATATAGCCAAAGTGACGCCTAAAAGGGAGCCAGACCTCTCCAAGCCGGCCCGCATGGCGGTCCTCAGAAGCTTCAACGTAAACCCGCCGGGAACTCCGGCGGATAAGCTCAGGGGGGGCGTGTTGGGCGGCACCATGTTGCAAGGCGCCATAAGGCTCGGCGACGAGATAGAAATAAGGCCGGGGCTCAAGGTCGAAAAGGGCAAATCGCCCTATCAGCCGCTCTTGACTAAAGTGGTGGGGATTGAATACGGCGGTGAGAAGGCAGAGGAGGCGAGGCCCGGCGGCTTGGTGGGCTTGATGACCACCCTAGACCCTGCATTGACCAAGGCCGACGCTCTCGCTGGCTCCATAGTGGGCAAGCCAGGTGCCCTCCCGCCGGTATGGACCTCATTAGAGCTGGAGGTGAAGGAGCTCCCTAGATTCGGCGAGAAGGCCGAGCCCATGAAGCCCAACGAGGTCGTGCTGGTGTCCATAGGGCCGGCCACAGTGTTCGGAGTGGTCCAGTCCGTCAAGAAGGACGTCGTTTCAATAGCCTTGAGGAAGGCAGTCGCTGCAGATCAAGGCGCTAAGGCTGTGATAACTAGACAGATAAAGAACCGCTGGATAGTGAGCAACTACGGAGTGCTTAAAGGCGGAAACGTAGTTCTGGAATAG
- a CDS encoding Hsp20/alpha crystallin family protein, whose protein sequence is MGEDIINEIRRTFDELSKAVQKTVEEVVKTTTSTVRKMTVEQGVNIKEQGDDAIIEIDMPGLEPSDISIYISRDGDYIRAEGARGDRKYSKRVYLPFKIEPSTAKASYKNGVLVITAKKTKPQEIQVRIE, encoded by the coding sequence ATGGGCGAAGACATTATCAATGAAATCAGACGAACTTTCGACGAGCTGTCCAAAGCCGTCCAAAAGACCGTAGAGGAGGTAGTAAAGACTACTACTAGCACTGTTAGAAAGATGACGGTAGAACAGGGCGTGAACATCAAGGAGCAGGGCGACGACGCGATAATTGAGATCGACATGCCGGGCCTGGAGCCGAGCGACATCTCCATTTACATCTCGCGCGACGGAGACTACATCAGAGCCGAGGGGGCGCGGGGCGATAGGAAGTACTCCAAGAGGGTTTACCTGCCATTTAAGATAGAGCCGTCGACGGCAAAGGCGTCCTATAAAAACGGAGTCTTAGTGATCACCGCCAAAAAGACGAAGCCACAGGAGATACAGGTCAGGATCGAATAG
- a CDS encoding RecB-family nuclease, translating to MDVTVAVYNISSLPRLLEFARVTFGFGVRRLAAVRVFGSAAQQIGDLFKYAFKVGGEVLVFNDLNDLNEALRPDLVIALTKQDKGVEPLGDLPDVRLVFVVSGSDLPITQRELPKGARLAYAVEEDVGSVGQLAIALYRLKKKGEAIRS from the coding sequence GTGGACGTGACGGTGGCTGTGTACAACATATCGAGCCTACCAAGGCTTCTTGAATTCGCAAGGGTGACCTTTGGCTTCGGCGTTAGGCGCCTGGCGGCCGTGAGGGTATTCGGCTCTGCTGCGCAGCAAATAGGTGATCTCTTCAAGTATGCCTTTAAGGTAGGCGGTGAGGTTCTGGTGTTCAATGACCTGAATGACCTAAATGAGGCCTTGAGGCCTGACTTAGTTATAGCCCTAACTAAACAGGATAAGGGGGTCGAGCCACTCGGCGACCTGCCCGACGTGCGGCTTGTGTTTGTGGTCAGCGGATCGGACCTGCCCATAACTCAGCGGGAACTTCCCAAGGGGGCTCGGCTCGCCTATGCCGTAGAGGAGGATGTGGGCTCGGTCGGGCAGTTAGCCATTGCACTGTACAGGCTTAAGAAAAAAGGAGAGGCTATTCGATCCTGA
- a CDS encoding glycoside hydrolase, which produces MKVWALLLLAAMPALVWSQYQVGFSVSSSGYLTVYISGIPYGHKVVLHWGLEPYPQGPWTVINDTQMSWNGANYSATIGPFRNGTWVAFVFYDSTAGIWINYQGTPYWNWNVEINPPNVGATSVEVLPNCSLLVTAVGRAPDIFVIHYGLTSGPQTGLPWANITDMEMSYNPLWGNYTVLLGPFKPGQWVQWVYHDVSTGLWIFNNGTNFAAQITCAMLSLSPTYPYDKYVYTVGENAHVSLGLQNPSGPLNVSIILSVGPKRIVRNVVLQRGLNLVNFTFRVDLPQGIYKPSLIVTSGGSALLNATLPDFYVLNTTGKPPVSLVIVWNMHQPLYVEPNGTWAMPWVPLHTGEDFKWGGQYVGSYELQAMLLSQFDVNVSIDFTPVLLYQWEALLAEGPGEFKYLGYYPGNITYDIEAANRTLALYRKLVQEGRVEVLTVPFYHPLEAILYDNGWDSDILAQLIMGKKTTKDVFGADASCVWTPEMAFNMGLVHLYQEAGLNCTILDAQAFLPYATYVNGSQDPYVPYIVEDDEGHYIYALFRDDTLSNLFSFYLFTISDTNLVKQLLIQYLAKIYMKKPGAVVVVALDGENPLIFNSMTGPKDLYAIYQALAQYSGVWLVTETVSQAVASHAKYTVTNLPESSWALNLNNWNNGYPGKIAIWRAVGLAREYLVAYTKALGESPSPIVELNPANIPNSTDELATLWNYLYIAEGSDWTWQTGPPNYGPAWFSLQPLIYTNAILNVINSSLDEINIKMASRDNETMLQIENGLGRSILVALGLNGKCVEVRLKPGLNEVTLNASLNGLVDLYLPVSPTDVPGYITRPTDCGLKVRTLSPASMPISTISIEKSTMSQPPSNATVAVIVALALIVAVVAMLFRRS; this is translated from the coding sequence ATGAAGGTCTGGGCACTACTATTGTTAGCGGCGATGCCAGCGCTCGTCTGGAGCCAATATCAAGTCGGCTTTTCGGTATCCTCCAGTGGGTATCTAACTGTATATATATCCGGAATTCCTTATGGACATAAAGTTGTGCTACATTGGGGACTAGAGCCCTATCCGCAAGGCCCCTGGACTGTAATAAACGATACACAAATGTCGTGGAATGGCGCCAACTATAGCGCTACTATAGGGCCGTTTAGAAACGGCACTTGGGTCGCCTTTGTCTTCTACGACTCTACGGCCGGCATCTGGATAAACTACCAAGGGACCCCCTATTGGAATTGGAATGTCGAGATAAACCCGCCAAATGTCGGCGCTACTTCTGTAGAGGTTCTGCCTAACTGTAGCCTCCTAGTGACTGCCGTCGGCAGGGCTCCTGACATCTTCGTCATACACTACGGCTTGACCTCGGGCCCCCAGACCGGACTGCCTTGGGCCAATATCACAGATATGGAGATGTCGTACAACCCGCTGTGGGGCAACTACACAGTACTGTTGGGCCCCTTCAAGCCGGGCCAATGGGTCCAGTGGGTCTACCACGACGTCTCGACCGGGCTCTGGATCTTTAATAATGGAACAAACTTCGCGGCGCAGATAACCTGCGCGATGCTATCCCTATCGCCTACATATCCCTATGATAAGTACGTCTACACTGTAGGGGAAAATGCCCACGTGTCTCTAGGTTTGCAGAACCCCTCGGGGCCCCTAAACGTCTCTATAATCCTCTCGGTGGGGCCTAAGAGGATTGTAAGAAACGTCGTGCTTCAACGAGGGTTGAACCTAGTGAACTTCACCTTTAGGGTCGATTTGCCGCAAGGCATATATAAACCCTCCCTAATCGTAACGTCGGGCGGCTCCGCCCTGCTGAACGCCACACTTCCAGACTTCTATGTGCTTAATACTACAGGCAAGCCGCCCGTGAGTTTAGTCATAGTCTGGAATATGCACCAGCCGCTCTACGTAGAGCCTAACGGCACTTGGGCGATGCCGTGGGTCCCGCTACATACCGGCGAGGACTTCAAGTGGGGAGGACAATACGTCGGCTCGTACGAATTACAGGCTATGTTGTTGAGTCAATTCGACGTAAATGTCTCTATAGACTTCACGCCGGTGTTGTTATACCAGTGGGAGGCCCTTCTGGCCGAAGGACCTGGCGAATTTAAGTACCTAGGCTACTATCCCGGCAATATAACCTACGACATAGAGGCGGCGAACAGGACCTTGGCACTATACAGAAAACTAGTACAGGAAGGACGCGTTGAGGTCCTCACAGTGCCGTTCTATCACCCCCTCGAGGCCATTCTTTACGATAACGGATGGGACAGCGATATATTGGCGCAATTAATTATGGGCAAAAAGACCACCAAGGATGTATTCGGAGCAGATGCCTCCTGTGTCTGGACCCCCGAGATGGCATTCAATATGGGCCTAGTACATTTATACCAAGAGGCAGGGCTTAACTGTACAATTCTCGACGCACAAGCCTTCTTGCCTTATGCGACATATGTAAACGGTTCTCAAGACCCCTACGTGCCGTATATTGTAGAAGACGACGAAGGCCACTACATATACGCACTCTTTAGGGATGATACGCTCTCCAACTTATTCTCATTTTATCTATTCACTATATCCGATACAAATTTGGTAAAGCAACTACTAATACAATATCTCGCGAAAATATATATGAAGAAGCCAGGCGCCGTGGTGGTCGTAGCCCTCGACGGAGAGAATCCGCTCATATTTAACTCCATGACGGGGCCGAAGGACCTATATGCGATCTACCAGGCTCTGGCACAGTATTCCGGCGTCTGGCTGGTCACAGAGACCGTCTCGCAAGCCGTAGCCTCTCACGCCAAGTATACTGTCACCAACCTGCCCGAAAGCTCTTGGGCCCTGAACTTAAACAACTGGAACAACGGATATCCCGGAAAAATAGCGATATGGCGGGCGGTCGGCCTGGCGAGAGAGTATCTGGTAGCCTACACTAAAGCCCTAGGCGAGTCCCCCTCACCTATAGTCGAGTTGAATCCCGCCAACATACCCAACTCCACGGACGAGCTGGCCACTTTGTGGAACTACCTTTATATAGCCGAGGGCAGCGATTGGACTTGGCAGACGGGACCTCCTAACTATGGACCAGCGTGGTTCAGCCTACAACCTTTGATATACACCAACGCAATACTTAACGTCATAAATAGCTCTCTAGATGAAATAAACATAAAGATGGCATCTAGAGACAACGAGACTATGCTCCAAATAGAAAACGGCCTAGGCCGCTCGATACTAGTAGCCTTGGGCCTAAACGGCAAATGCGTTGAGGTGCGCCTAAAGCCGGGCCTCAACGAGGTGACTCTAAACGCCTCCCTGAATGGGCTTGTCGATCTATATCTGCCAGTTTCCCCAACAGATGTGCCCGGCTATATAACGAGACCGACCGACTGCGGCTTGAAGGTAAGGACTCTGTCGCCTGCATCTATGCCGATTAGTACCATCAGCATTGAGAAAAGCACGATGTCGCAGCCCCCGTCGAATGCGACTGTGGCAGTGATAGTAGCATTGGCACTAATTGTAGCAGTTGTGGCGATGCTATTTAGGAGGTCTTGA
- a CDS encoding 4Fe-4S binding protein translates to METALLPISRPALGSGGITGTWRTLKPVVNLAKCIDCGICWLYCPESVIDWEKGQKIKIDYTYCKGCGICAHECPTKAIEMVPETGL, encoded by the coding sequence GTGGAGACCGCTCTCCTCCCCATATCGAGACCGGCGTTGGGCTCAGGCGGCATAACGGGCACGTGGCGCACCTTAAAGCCTGTCGTGAACTTGGCTAAATGTATAGACTGCGGCATATGTTGGCTGTACTGCCCCGAGTCGGTAATAGACTGGGAAAAGGGCCAGAAGATAAAGATAGACTACACCTATTGTAAAGGTTGCGGCATATGCGCCCACGAGTGTCCCACTAAGGCGATAGAGATGGTGCCGGAGACCGGCCTATGA
- a CDS encoding type II toxin-antitoxin system VapC family toxin — translation MKVVIDASVVVKWAVPEPHHVEARALRDDHLRGEISAVAPPCLWLEVASALRKYAVRGLMKAERAVEAMRLLRETGVEVVEPDLPRVLEESFKLGVTVYDAAYLVLAEELDAPFYTADEKLLRHHKARHIREYRSQEKL, via the coding sequence GTGAAAGTCGTAATTGACGCCTCAGTAGTGGTCAAGTGGGCCGTCCCAGAGCCCCACCATGTAGAGGCTAGGGCGCTCCGCGACGACCACCTACGAGGTGAAATCTCGGCGGTCGCCCCGCCCTGCCTCTGGCTAGAAGTAGCCAGCGCCCTCAGGAAGTACGCCGTGAGGGGGCTCATGAAGGCCGAGAGGGCAGTAGAGGCCATGAGGTTGCTTCGAGAAACTGGCGTCGAGGTCGTAGAGCCCGACCTCCCGCGCGTACTTGAGGAGTCCTTTAAGCTCGGCGTAACCGTCTACGACGCGGCGTATTTAGTTCTAGCAGAGGAGCTAGATGCGCCGTTCTATACCGCAGACGAAAAACTGCTACGGCACCACAAGGCGAGACATATACGGGAATATAGAAGCCAAGAAAAACTTTAA
- a CDS encoding 2-oxoacid:acceptor oxidoreductase family protein codes for MIEVVFFGRGGMGAVTAAQLLARVATIEGKFGQAIPEFGAERRGAIVRAYLRIDDKPVEVHSAVTAGDYVVVLDGRIISQTNVKAYGKPNAVYIVNTKEEAPWYIAIDATSIALKHGLVAAGWPLVNMIMASAFAAVSGVVTIEGIVRTIPEFVPARAVKANIEAAKEAYELMLKRAVKTS; via the coding sequence GTGATTGAGGTGGTCTTCTTCGGGAGGGGCGGCATGGGCGCAGTGACGGCCGCGCAACTCCTCGCCCGCGTGGCCACAATAGAGGGGAAGTTCGGGCAGGCCATACCGGAATTCGGCGCGGAGCGCAGAGGCGCCATAGTCCGCGCCTACTTGCGTATAGACGACAAGCCCGTCGAGGTCCACTCGGCCGTGACGGCCGGCGACTATGTGGTGGTGCTAGATGGCCGTATTATATCTCAAACAAACGTCAAGGCTTACGGGAAGCCCAACGCGGTGTATATAGTCAACACGAAGGAGGAGGCGCCTTGGTATATCGCCATAGACGCCACTTCCATAGCTCTAAAACATGGCCTCGTGGCGGCCGGGTGGCCTCTAGTCAATATGATCATGGCCAGCGCCTTTGCGGCCGTCAGTGGCGTCGTGACGATAGAGGGGATCGTGAGGACGATTCCGGAGTTCGTCCCGGCTAGAGCCGTGAAGGCGAATATAGAAGCGGCAAAAGAGGCCTACGAGTTGATGTTAAAACGGGCCGTCAAGACCTCCTAA
- a CDS encoding ABC transporter permease: protein MSATRFLVSRAAQYLAMWFVAISIDFLATRLAPIIPVRSAGPPRPLYEQYLYFLWGLLHLNLGVSLWLYGTPVLDLVLKALQYDVILLVPAILISWHLGNKLGAYLAMFKAGSRTEMAVVPILYALSSVPYFWLAMLFVEVFSSELRLFPSSGVIYSALPSFTKYYILDFLRHLALPLMTLVTAMTGTWALSMRENIIAELRSGYVTYEESLGLSKSILWRHIYDNSKQPQLVNLALSLGLIASGNLVLEAVVGYPGVGVLLYNAITNYDYMLLEGIYFFIISFILIFNFMVDVILVVIDPRIRYSAGLG from the coding sequence GTGTCGGCAACTAGGTTTTTGGTAAGTCGTGCGGCTCAATATCTGGCTATGTGGTTCGTCGCGATATCTATAGACTTCTTAGCGACGCGGCTCGCGCCCATAATTCCGGTACGAAGCGCCGGCCCTCCGCGTCCCCTCTACGAACAATACCTCTACTTCCTCTGGGGGCTTTTACATCTAAATTTAGGCGTCTCGCTTTGGCTCTACGGGACGCCCGTCTTAGATTTGGTGCTTAAAGCTCTGCAGTACGACGTGATACTGCTCGTCCCCGCGATTTTAATCTCGTGGCATTTAGGGAACAAGCTGGGGGCGTATCTGGCCATGTTTAAGGCGGGTTCTCGCACCGAAATGGCCGTCGTGCCGATCCTCTACGCCCTGAGTAGCGTCCCCTATTTCTGGCTTGCCATGCTGTTTGTCGAAGTATTCTCGTCGGAATTAAGGCTCTTCCCTTCTTCCGGCGTCATATATTCGGCGTTGCCGTCGTTCACGAAGTACTACATACTGGACTTTCTGAGACACCTAGCACTTCCCCTAATGACATTGGTAACCGCGATGACGGGGACGTGGGCTTTAAGCATGCGGGAGAACATAATCGCCGAATTACGGAGCGGCTATGTGACTTACGAAGAGTCTCTCGGCTTGAGTAAATCCATTTTGTGGAGACATATATATGACAACTCGAAACAGCCACAACTGGTAAACCTCGCCCTATCTCTCGGCCTAATAGCATCGGGTAATTTAGTCCTCGAGGCTGTGGTGGGATATCCCGGTGTTGGTGTTTTGTTATATAATGCTATTACAAATTATGATTATATGCTATTAGAAGGCATATATTTCTTTATTATATCGTTTATATTAATATTTAATTTTATGGTAGATGTAATATTAGTGGTTATAGATCCGAGAATACGCTACAGCGCTGGCCTCGGTTGA
- a CDS encoding antitoxin, with translation MSIVIGVRIPKKLKEELERLGINYAEEIREYLQRRVREEKARRLAEALDGISKELGAIGEDYSTIWIREERESRN, from the coding sequence GTGAGTATAGTAATAGGCGTCAGGATACCCAAAAAGCTGAAGGAGGAGCTCGAAAGGCTCGGCATAAATTACGCAGAAGAGATCAGGGAATATCTACAACGACGCGTAAGGGAGGAAAAGGCGAGGCGGCTCGCCGAGGCGCTAGACGGGATATCTAAAGAGCTGGGCGCTATAGGCGAAGACTACTCCACTATATGGATAAGGGAAGAACGTGAAAGTCGTAATTGA
- a CDS encoding translation elongation factor → MLRGSISVVLSDNMEKALEVAGRLGKKEEEKMYYRHRDGMLRTVLTPDGLLEAAEFITLSTYYYLYITGANSNSAELALLAKASGLRGVVLADDVETFRKYFGELGLELGELEEVDITPEDMGYVYIEKAFNVRGVGPVAIGFAFTHLGVHDRLVALPSGIEVDVKSIQVLDEDQKEVGPGTRVGIALRGIEVDVLKESYILVKRDIPLTDRYRIVKFRWASEAEKAHVFIGGIKAIATINGQEAVLDKKVPATLKRGVVVNVNAKPKTSKTYGYVYKD, encoded by the coding sequence GTGCTAAGAGGCTCCATATCCGTTGTGCTCTCAGACAACATGGAGAAGGCACTGGAGGTAGCGGGCAGGCTGGGCAAAAAGGAGGAAGAAAAAATGTACTACAGACATAGGGACGGCATGTTAAGGACCGTATTGACGCCCGATGGACTCCTCGAGGCGGCTGAATTCATAACGCTCTCTACCTACTACTACCTGTATATAACAGGCGCCAACTCCAACTCCGCCGAATTGGCGCTACTGGCTAAAGCCTCGGGCCTTAGAGGCGTCGTCCTCGCTGACGACGTAGAGACTTTCCGTAAATATTTCGGCGAGCTGGGCTTGGAGCTGGGCGAACTGGAGGAGGTCGATATAACGCCGGAGGACATGGGCTACGTCTATATAGAGAAGGCCTTCAACGTAAGGGGCGTCGGCCCCGTGGCTATAGGATTCGCCTTTACGCACTTAGGCGTCCACGACAGGCTGGTGGCTCTGCCCAGCGGAATTGAGGTAGACGTAAAGAGCATACAGGTGCTGGACGAAGACCAGAAAGAGGTGGGGCCAGGCACCCGCGTTGGGATCGCACTGAGGGGCATAGAGGTCGACGTACTTAAAGAGTCCTACATTTTAGTCAAGAGAGATATACCCCTCACAGACAGATATAGGATTGTAAAGTTCAGATGGGCCTCAGAAGCCGAAAAGGCCCACGTATTTATAGGTGGAATTAAGGCCATAGCCACAATAAACGGGCAAGAAGCCGTCCTCGACAAGAAGGTCCCCGCTACCCTAAAGAGGGGCGTAGTCGTAAACGTAAACGCGAAGCCCAAGACCTCTAAAACCTACGGCTATGTCTATAAAGATTGA
- a CDS encoding transketolase C-terminal domain-containing protein yields the protein MRALTTTKTALTGNYAVAHAVKMARPHVISAYPITPQTTIVEKLSEFIAKGELKASFINVESEFSALAVVYGAAMAGARAFTATSSHGLFYMYEMLWWAAASRAPIVMAVVTRTLGPPWNIHDEHNDILAIRDSGWAVAMASTVQEAFDLTVQAFRLAESAYVPVAVGLDGFVLSHTVETIELPPQEVVDKFLPPRNPDLPLRLRPGEPITMGNIPSDDRIHAEHLKNIYRAHQEAKRAIYSMDVEYGKLTGREYGGMVEKYELDGAKFAVVCMGAWCGDAKEAVRALRREGVPIGLMRLRFVRPFPDEEVEALAGLDRVVVFDRDITPAGGILGREVASVLGRDKVTNVLAGLAGVDFKAEDFRKAIKHAIEREYRDWIVAL from the coding sequence ATGAGAGCGCTTACTACAACCAAGACCGCACTTACCGGAAACTACGCAGTGGCTCACGCCGTCAAGATGGCGAGGCCCCACGTGATTTCAGCATATCCCATAACGCCCCAGACCACCATAGTGGAGAAGCTCTCCGAATTTATAGCCAAAGGCGAGCTCAAGGCCAGCTTCATAAATGTAGAGTCTGAATTCTCGGCGCTAGCCGTCGTATATGGAGCGGCCATGGCGGGCGCCCGCGCGTTTACGGCCACCAGTAGCCACGGGCTGTTCTACATGTACGAAATGTTGTGGTGGGCCGCCGCTAGCCGCGCCCCAATAGTGATGGCGGTGGTAACTAGGACTCTAGGTCCGCCTTGGAATATCCACGACGAACACAACGACATATTGGCCATAAGGGATTCGGGCTGGGCTGTGGCCATGGCGTCCACCGTACAGGAGGCCTTCGACCTGACCGTACAGGCCTTTAGGCTGGCTGAGAGCGCCTATGTGCCTGTCGCCGTAGGTCTTGACGGATTTGTGTTGAGCCATACGGTCGAGACCATAGAGTTGCCGCCGCAAGAGGTTGTCGATAAATTCCTGCCTCCCAGAAATCCGGACCTACCGTTGAGGCTCAGGCCGGGCGAACCCATAACTATGGGCAACATACCTTCAGACGATAGGATACATGCAGAACATTTGAAGAACATATATAGGGCGCACCAGGAGGCTAAAAGGGCCATATACTCAATGGACGTAGAATACGGCAAACTGACCGGACGCGAATACGGCGGGATGGTCGAAAAGTACGAGCTTGACGGAGCTAAGTTCGCAGTGGTCTGTATGGGCGCTTGGTGCGGAGACGCCAAGGAGGCCGTAAGGGCTCTGAGGCGCGAGGGGGTGCCTATAGGCTTGATGAGGTTGAGGTTCGTGAGGCCTTTCCCCGACGAGGAGGTCGAAGCCCTCGCCGGGCTCGACAGAGTCGTCGTGTTTGATCGCGACATAACGCCGGCGGGCGGCATATTGGGCAGAGAGGTGGCGTCGGTGTTGGGGCGCGATAAGGTCACCAACGTACTGGCGGGACTGGCGGGAGTCGATTTCAAGGCCGAAGACTTCCGCAAAGCCATTAAACACGCAATAGAGAGAGAATATAGGGACTGGATCGTGGCGCTATGA
- a CDS encoding 3-methyl-2-oxobutanoate dehydrogenase subunit beta has translation MSIRIDLLPKKKYILPGNSACAGCGMMIGWKILGMALGEDAVISIPASCAAVVQGLGPKSGINMPILNVPFASAASVATGISEAFKQLGVKGHSVVWAGDGGTADIGFAAVSAAAERNSDVLYIMYDNEAYMNTGIQRSSETPKGAWTTTTPTGKKESKKDIALILLAHDVPYVATANIAYPQDFYRKIKRASEIRGFKFIHLFAPCPPGWLFDPSLTVEVARKAVETGAFILWEYDHGEFKFNPPSSALVDKSRRKPLIEYLKLQGRYAHLTEEQIKQMEEEIDRKWQFLLRFAQATRRTQ, from the coding sequence ATGAGCATCAGAATAGACCTCCTGCCCAAAAAGAAGTACATACTGCCGGGCAACTCCGCATGTGCTGGTTGCGGCATGATGATAGGGTGGAAGATCTTAGGCATGGCTCTAGGAGAGGATGCCGTGATATCAATACCTGCAAGCTGCGCCGCCGTCGTGCAAGGCCTCGGGCCTAAAAGCGGCATAAACATGCCAATTCTAAACGTCCCGTTCGCATCGGCCGCGTCAGTCGCCACGGGGATATCCGAGGCATTTAAACAGCTAGGCGTAAAGGGCCACTCTGTCGTCTGGGCCGGCGACGGGGGGACTGCGGACATAGGCTTCGCCGCGGTGAGCGCAGCCGCCGAGAGGAACAGCGATGTGCTCTACATAATGTACGACAACGAGGCCTATATGAACACGGGCATACAGAGGAGTAGCGAGACCCCCAAAGGCGCTTGGACCACGACGACCCCTACGGGCAAGAAGGAGTCCAAAAAGGACATAGCGCTTATACTATTGGCCCACGATGTGCCCTACGTCGCCACCGCCAATATAGCGTACCCCCAGGACTTCTACCGCAAGATAAAGAGGGCCTCCGAGATAAGGGGCTTCAAATTCATCCACCTATTCGCGCCGTGTCCCCCCGGCTGGCTGTTCGACCCGTCGCTCACTGTAGAGGTGGCCAGGAAGGCCGTGGAGACGGGCGCGTTCATTCTCTGGGAGTACGACCACGGCGAGTTTAAATTTAACCCGCCGAGCTCCGCCCTGGTGGACAAAAGCAGGAGGAAGCCGTTAATTGAGTACTTGAAGCTACAGGGGAGGTACGCCCATCTGACCGAGGAACAAATAAAGCAGATGGAGGAGGAGATAGATAGGAAGTGGCAGTTCCTGTTGAGATTCGCACAGGCTACACGTAGAACTCAATAG